One Portunus trituberculatus isolate SZX2019 chromosome 45, ASM1759143v1, whole genome shotgun sequence DNA segment encodes these proteins:
- the LOC123519509 gene encoding DNA replication complex GINS protein PSF1-like isoform X2, translating to MNALFQQNQDDVNATVAGEAQYYPGIRLRHASLERNKRCLLAYLYNRLERIRNLRWDFGNILPPEMRANLCDPEIEWFGRYSKNLATYSSSLGDGIGLDLTQDIKPPKNIYVEVRCLKDYGEFEVEEGDIVVLQKNTTHYLPMNTCQHLIRLGVLQQVD from the exons ATGAATGCACTTTTTCAGCAAAATCAGGATGACGT CAATGCAACAGTAGCTGGAGAGGCACAGTATTACCCAGGGATACGTTTGCGTCATGCGTCCCTAGAAAGGAACAAGAGATGCTTGTTGGCATACCT ATACAACAGACTGGAGAGGATACGAAACTTAAGATGGGACTTTGGAAACATTTTACCACCTGAGATGAGGGCAAATCTCTGTGATCCAGAG ATTGAGTGGTTTGGTCGTTACAGCAAAAACCTGGCCACTTATTCGAGTTCACTAGGGGATGGTATTGGCCTTGACCTCACACAGGATATCAAACCACCAAAAAACATTTATGTCGAg GTGCGCTGCCTCAAAGACTATGGGGAGtttgaggtggaggaaggggataTAGTGGTGCTGCAGAAAAACACCACGCACTACCTGCCCATGAACACTTGTCAGCACCTCATCCGTCTAGGTGTGCTACAGCAGGTGGACTGA
- the LOC123519509 gene encoding DNA replication complex GINS protein PSF1-like isoform X1, translated as MLGEKALELIKEMERSRDGKLPAYNDNCVRLVLEEMNALFQQNQDDVNATVAGEAQYYPGIRLRHASLERNKRCLLAYLYNRLERIRNLRWDFGNILPPEMRANLCDPEIEWFGRYSKNLATYSSSLGDGIGLDLTQDIKPPKNIYVEVRCLKDYGEFEVEEGDIVVLQKNTTHYLPMNTCQHLIRLGVLQQVD; from the exons ATGTTGGGGGAAAAGGCTTTGGAACTGATCAAGGAAATGGAACGGTCAAGGGATGGGAAGTTGCCTGCTTACAAT GACAACTGTGTGCGGCTCGTCCTGGAAGAAATGAATGCACTTTTTCAGCAAAATCAGGATGACGT CAATGCAACAGTAGCTGGAGAGGCACAGTATTACCCAGGGATACGTTTGCGTCATGCGTCCCTAGAAAGGAACAAGAGATGCTTGTTGGCATACCT ATACAACAGACTGGAGAGGATACGAAACTTAAGATGGGACTTTGGAAACATTTTACCACCTGAGATGAGGGCAAATCTCTGTGATCCAGAG ATTGAGTGGTTTGGTCGTTACAGCAAAAACCTGGCCACTTATTCGAGTTCACTAGGGGATGGTATTGGCCTTGACCTCACACAGGATATCAAACCACCAAAAAACATTTATGTCGAg GTGCGCTGCCTCAAAGACTATGGGGAGtttgaggtggaggaaggggataTAGTGGTGCTGCAGAAAAACACCACGCACTACCTGCCCATGAACACTTGTCAGCACCTCATCCGTCTAGGTGTGCTACAGCAGGTGGACTGA